A window of the Rhizobium brockwellii genome harbors these coding sequences:
- a CDS encoding efflux RND transporter permease subunit, with protein MIPNFCIQRPVATTLLAIGVILAGLAGYQLVPVAALPQVDFPTINVSAQLSGASPQTMATSVSTPLIKQFETIPGITEISASSSLGSTSIVLQFDLSRNIDAAAADVQAAISHATRQLPDNLTTPPSYRKTNPADAPVMLLSVQSNTMPRSKLDDIAENIISPSLSTLPGVAQVSVYGAQTYAVRVEVDPNKLLTRGIGIDTVNKALAAANSQQPVGTLQNNSQSMTITANTQRTSAEQFRSLVIANPNGAPIHLGDIADVQDSVENQYTGSWYDGQRGIILAIQRQPDANTVDVVDAINAKLPQLHAEIPPSVNTVVMNDAAKPIRDAISDVKFTLLLTIGLVVLVIYLFTGHATATIIPGLAVPLSLISTFGMMYVLGYSIDNISLLGLTLAVGLVVDDAIVMLENILRHVEEGMPVREAAIKGAGEVSYTIISMSVSLIAVFIPILLMGGVVGRVFNEFGMVVAIAIISSAIVSLTVTPMLASRLSNHQSRPPLIIRIFDAGFERTLRGYDRAVGWCLRHRPTILGVFLASVALTIYFFMTLPTSFFPQEDIGRLTISTQARQDISYSAMSALQQQAAAVVKANPAVNHVMSTIGGNPNKPQNNGSMFVELKDKKQRAPLDQTLRELRTAINKIPGLQAFVTPNQSLRFGGRQTASQYQLVVQALNVDQTNLWAGKIQAAMRKDRLFTDVTSDAQNNALQANIVIDTERAAAYGIDNDTLRTTLQESFSGYSAAEIQSTGDSYDVIVEYDTSKPWDDQKLSEIRVASANGSLVPLSNFAHVQRTTGPVTINQTGQLVSTTVSFNLPEGVSLSDATAAIDQIKKDISVPADVFTSYGGTAQIFEQSQGNTPYLILAAVLTIYVVLGVLYESFIHPLTILSGLPAAAFGALLALKIMGFDLSIIALIGLLMLIGIVKKNAIMMIDVAVETMRTTGEKATAAIHEACVRRFRPIMMTTFCALLGALPIALGTGASSELRQPLGIAVVGGLIVSQMLTLFITPVIFVEMDRFGNFLGRLIGHKKVEEPELQEARAMAAE; from the coding sequence ATGATCCCGAATTTCTGTATCCAGCGTCCCGTCGCGACGACGCTGCTTGCCATCGGCGTCATTCTGGCCGGTCTTGCCGGTTATCAACTCGTGCCGGTCGCGGCCCTGCCGCAGGTCGATTTTCCCACCATCAACGTTTCGGCGCAGTTGAGCGGCGCCTCGCCGCAGACGATGGCGACCTCGGTTTCGACACCGCTGATCAAACAGTTCGAGACCATTCCCGGGATCACCGAAATCAGCGCCTCCAGCTCGCTCGGCAGCACCAGCATCGTGCTGCAGTTCGACCTCAGTCGCAATATCGATGCGGCCGCAGCCGACGTGCAGGCGGCGATCTCGCATGCCACCCGACAACTGCCCGACAATCTGACGACGCCGCCGAGTTATCGCAAGACGAACCCGGCCGATGCGCCCGTCATGCTGCTCTCCGTGCAGAGCAACACCATGCCGCGCAGCAAGCTTGACGACATCGCCGAGAACATCATCTCGCCGTCGCTTTCGACGCTTCCAGGCGTCGCCCAGGTCAGCGTCTACGGTGCGCAGACCTATGCCGTACGCGTCGAGGTCGATCCCAACAAGCTGCTCACCCGCGGCATCGGCATCGACACCGTCAACAAGGCGCTTGCTGCCGCCAACAGCCAGCAACCTGTGGGAACGCTGCAGAACAATTCGCAGAGCATGACCATAACGGCGAACACGCAGCGCACCAGCGCCGAGCAATTCCGTTCGCTGGTCATTGCCAATCCGAACGGCGCGCCGATCCACCTTGGCGATATTGCCGATGTGCAGGACAGCGTCGAGAACCAGTATACCGGCAGCTGGTATGACGGCCAGCGTGGCATCATCCTCGCCATTCAGCGCCAGCCGGATGCCAATACGGTCGATGTCGTCGATGCGATCAACGCCAAGCTGCCGCAGCTTCACGCCGAAATCCCGCCCTCGGTCAACACGGTCGTCATGAACGACGCCGCAAAGCCGATTCGCGATGCCATCTCCGATGTGAAATTCACGCTGCTCCTGACGATCGGCCTCGTCGTTCTCGTCATTTACCTCTTCACCGGCCATGCGACCGCAACGATCATTCCCGGGCTTGCCGTTCCTCTGTCGCTGATCTCGACTTTCGGCATGATGTATGTGCTTGGATACAGTATCGACAACATCTCGCTGCTCGGGCTAACGCTGGCGGTGGGGCTCGTAGTGGATGACGCCATCGTCATGCTCGAGAACATCCTGCGCCATGTCGAGGAAGGCATGCCGGTGCGGGAAGCGGCGATCAAGGGTGCGGGCGAAGTCAGCTACACCATCATTTCCATGTCGGTTTCGCTGATCGCGGTCTTCATCCCGATCCTGCTGATGGGTGGCGTCGTCGGCCGCGTGTTCAACGAATTCGGCATGGTGGTCGCCATCGCGATCATCTCCTCGGCAATCGTCTCGCTGACCGTGACGCCGATGCTCGCCTCGCGCCTGTCCAACCACCAGAGCCGCCCGCCGCTCATCATCCGCATCTTTGATGCCGGCTTCGAACGGACGCTGCGCGGCTACGACAGGGCTGTCGGCTGGTGCCTTCGCCACCGCCCCACGATCCTCGGCGTTTTCCTCGCCTCGGTCGCGCTGACGATCTATTTCTTCATGACGCTGCCGACGAGCTTCTTCCCACAGGAGGATATCGGCCGCCTGACGATCAGCACGCAGGCCCGGCAGGACATTTCCTATTCCGCAATGTCGGCGCTGCAGCAGCAGGCGGCAGCCGTCGTGAAAGCGAACCCGGCAGTCAACCATGTGATGTCGACGATCGGCGGCAACCCCAACAAGCCGCAGAACAATGGCTCGATGTTCGTCGAACTCAAGGACAAGAAACAGCGTGCGCCGCTTGACCAGACGCTGCGCGAACTGCGCACGGCGATCAACAAGATCCCCGGCTTGCAGGCCTTCGTGACGCCGAACCAGAGCCTGCGCTTCGGCGGCCGCCAGACTGCCAGCCAATATCAGCTGGTGGTGCAGGCGCTGAACGTCGACCAGACCAACCTCTGGGCCGGCAAGATCCAGGCGGCGATGCGCAAGGACCGGCTGTTCACCGACGTGACGTCGGACGCCCAGAACAACGCCCTGCAGGCCAATATCGTCATCGATACCGAACGGGCAGCCGCCTACGGGATCGACAACGACACGCTGCGCACGACGCTGCAGGAATCCTTCAGCGGATATTCCGCTGCGGAAATCCAGTCGACCGGCGACAGCTACGACGTCATCGTCGAATACGACACCAGCAAACCCTGGGACGACCAAAAGCTCTCGGAGATCCGTGTCGCCTCGGCCAATGGCAGCCTGGTGCCGCTTTCGAACTTCGCGCATGTCCAACGCACCACAGGCCCGGTTACCATCAACCAGACGGGCCAGCTGGTCTCGACCACCGTTTCCTTCAACCTGCCGGAAGGCGTCTCGCTCAGCGACGCCACGGCAGCGATCGACCAGATCAAAAAGGACATCAGCGTGCCGGCCGACGTGTTCACCTCCTATGGCGGTACGGCGCAGATCTTCGAGCAGTCGCAGGGCAATACGCCCTATCTGATCCTGGCGGCGGTGCTGACCATCTATGTCGTGCTCGGCGTGCTCTATGAAAGCTTCATCCACCCGCTCACCATTCTCTCCGGTTTGCCTGCGGCGGCATTCGGTGCGCTGCTGGCATTGAAGATCATGGGCTTCGACCTGTCGATCATCGCCCTGATCGGCCTCTTGATGCTGATCGGCATCGTCAAGAAGAACGCGATCATGATGATCGACGTGGCGGTGGAGACCATGCGAACGACGGGCGAGAAGGCGACGGCGGCGATCCACGAAGCCTGCGTGCGACGCTTCCGGCCGATCATGATGACGACCTTCTGTGCCCTGCTTGGTGCCCTGCCGATCGCGCTCGGCACCGGCGCAAGCTCGGAGCTGCGTCAACCGCTCGGCATCGCCGTCGTCGGCGGCCTGATCGTCTCGCAGATGCTGACGCTCTTCATCACCCCGGTCATCTTCGTCGAGATGGACCGCTTCGGCAATTTCCTCGGCCGCCTGATCGGCCACAAGAAGGTCGAGGAGCCGGAGCTGCAAGAGGCAAGGGCGATGGCCGCCGAATAA
- a CDS encoding efflux RND transporter periplasmic adaptor subunit has protein sequence MKKFWITVSVIAIAAIGVWQFGNLVPYASRIPYLSQFIKQPPGGDGGGQQAQADQGQANQGQDGGQHQGGGRRRGGGGPTVVKTVAAVKTTLPMDVTATGWADADDNTTIAAQEQGLIVSIDAQDGATVKAGDLIAKLDDRTAKATVDKDNAMIVRDAATLSEAATALTRAQDLFNQKAGTQQSLDQAVAARDTAAATVDADKASLASDQILLEHTDIRAPFDGRLGDIVVSKGAFLSAGAAIVTIAKYDPIYVKFHLQERYLRELKSALESGPVEVSTAPNSTKGQVRKGEISFYDNTVDTASGTILAKAKFENASGALWPGQSVNIVVHFNNDEQQVVVPTVAVSPGPEGFFAFVAKDGKSHLTPVTIARANGGFTAIESGLQPGDHVVVEGQGQLSDQQAINEQFDEKALDVASAEEPRQQQPSETIAVGAQQ, from the coding sequence ATGAAGAAATTTTGGATCACCGTCAGCGTTATCGCAATTGCCGCCATCGGCGTCTGGCAATTCGGGAATCTGGTCCCTTATGCCTCTCGCATTCCCTACCTCTCGCAGTTCATCAAGCAGCCGCCCGGCGGCGATGGCGGCGGGCAGCAGGCACAGGCCGATCAGGGGCAGGCCAATCAGGGGCAGGATGGTGGGCAACATCAGGGCGGCGGGCGCAGACGCGGTGGCGGCGGCCCGACCGTCGTCAAAACAGTCGCAGCCGTGAAAACGACGCTGCCGATGGACGTGACGGCGACCGGCTGGGCCGATGCCGATGACAATACGACCATTGCCGCACAGGAACAGGGCCTGATCGTCAGCATCGATGCGCAGGACGGGGCGACCGTCAAAGCCGGCGACCTGATCGCCAAGCTGGACGATCGGACGGCCAAGGCGACCGTCGACAAGGACAACGCGATGATCGTGCGCGACGCGGCAACCCTTTCGGAAGCCGCGACCGCATTGACGCGCGCGCAGGACCTCTTCAACCAGAAGGCCGGCACCCAGCAGAGCCTCGACCAAGCGGTCGCTGCCCGCGATACCGCTGCAGCCACTGTCGACGCCGACAAGGCGTCGCTGGCCTCCGATCAGATCTTGCTCGAGCACACCGATATCCGCGCTCCCTTCGACGGCCGGCTCGGCGATATCGTTGTCAGCAAGGGGGCTTTCCTCAGTGCCGGGGCGGCAATCGTCACCATCGCGAAATACGATCCGATCTATGTGAAATTCCACCTGCAGGAACGATATCTGCGGGAGCTGAAGAGCGCTCTGGAAAGCGGTCCAGTCGAGGTCAGCACCGCCCCGAATTCCACCAAGGGACAGGTGCGAAAGGGCGAGATCAGCTTCTACGACAACACGGTCGATACGGCCTCGGGCACGATCCTCGCCAAGGCGAAATTCGAGAATGCCTCCGGCGCGCTCTGGCCCGGCCAGTCAGTCAACATCGTCGTGCATTTCAACAATGACGAACAGCAGGTGGTGGTGCCGACGGTTGCCGTCAGCCCTGGTCCGGAGGGTTTCTTCGCCTTCGTCGCCAAGGACGGCAAATCGCATCTGACGCCCGTCACCATTGCCCGCGCAAATGGCGGCTTCACCGCCATAGAATCGGGTCTTCAGCCAGGCGATCACGTCGTCGTCGAGGGCCAGGGCCAGCTCAGCGACCAGCAGGCGATCAACGAGCAATTCGACGAAAAGGCGCTTGATGTCGCCTCCGCCGAAGAGCCTCGGCAACAGCAGCCGTCCGAGACGATCGCGGTGGGAGCTCAGCAATGA
- a CDS encoding phosphotransferase family protein, giving the protein MTELDASEFRSLITSVFPELTASVFKLAAKGWDSLAVDVDDTLIFKFPRNLGAERALEKEAALLEIVRPSLSMAVPDMRIHDGPPIFSSHAKLDGEHLIVEDYDALGESDRQRLAEDLARFYAELHVLDADRIRSAGAGTIQPWQSPETVRIKGLPLLPPDIRSFAEAIISDFEALPADPYGNIYGFFDGHGWNMAFDHAQRRLNGIYDFADSGFGPLHQEFIYSNFISPDLTARIVSAYEMLTGRRLDRRRIAILTGFHRLSELAELADDPANVEQMIRSVATWAAGARVG; this is encoded by the coding sequence ATGACTGAGTTGGACGCCAGCGAATTTCGCTCTCTCATAACAAGCGTGTTTCCTGAACTCACGGCCTCCGTCTTCAAGCTGGCGGCAAAAGGCTGGGATTCGCTTGCCGTCGACGTCGATGACACGCTGATCTTCAAGTTTCCCCGCAATCTCGGCGCAGAAAGAGCGCTTGAGAAGGAAGCCGCCTTGCTCGAGATCGTTCGGCCGTCGCTGTCGATGGCGGTTCCCGACATGCGTATTCACGACGGGCCGCCGATCTTCTCCAGCCATGCCAAGCTCGACGGCGAACATCTCATTGTCGAAGATTACGATGCGCTTGGCGAAAGCGATCGTCAGCGCCTCGCGGAAGATCTCGCGCGTTTTTACGCCGAGCTGCATGTGCTCGATGCCGATCGCATACGATCGGCCGGTGCCGGGACTATCCAGCCATGGCAATCGCCCGAGACGGTACGAATAAAGGGTTTGCCGCTGCTGCCGCCGGACATCAGGAGTTTTGCGGAGGCCATTATTTCGGATTTCGAAGCCTTGCCTGCCGATCCTTACGGCAACATCTACGGCTTCTTCGACGGTCATGGCTGGAATATGGCCTTCGACCATGCGCAAAGGAGGCTCAACGGCATCTATGATTTTGCCGATTCCGGCTTTGGCCCGTTGCACCAGGAATTCATATACTCGAACTTCATCTCGCCCGATCTGACCGCACGCATCGTATCGGCCTATGAAATGCTGACCGGACGCAGGCTCGACCGGCGCCGCATTGCGATCCTGACGGGTTTCCATCGTCTGTCCGAGCTCGCCGAACTTGCGGACGATCCGGCGAACGTCGAACAGATGATCCGAAGTGTGGCGACATGGGCGGCGGGGGCCCGCGTCGGCTGA
- a CDS encoding SDR family oxidoreductase, whose translation MDLGIKGKRALVLASSRGLGLGIAVALAREGANVLLCGRSGDQLEANCKAINGEGNGRADWIWADLGDERFVEMVTTAVKEKFGGLDILVNNTGGPTPGTTEDMTGEKLEIYFLSMVARVITLTNALLPGMKAQGWGRILTVASSGVIEPIANLALSNTLRPALAGWSKTLASEVAGFGVTTNLLLPGSILTARLDDLDGAAAKRTGKSLEEIRTDKEARIPVGRYGRVEEFAATAAFLCSQPASYITGSLIRCDGGAARSV comes from the coding sequence ATGGATCTCGGCATCAAGGGCAAACGAGCACTCGTCCTCGCCTCCTCGCGCGGCCTCGGCCTCGGCATCGCCGTGGCGCTGGCGCGTGAGGGCGCAAACGTGCTGCTCTGCGGGCGCAGCGGCGACCAGCTGGAGGCCAATTGCAAGGCGATCAATGGCGAAGGCAACGGCCGGGCCGACTGGATCTGGGCCGATCTCGGGGACGAACGCTTCGTCGAGATGGTGACGACGGCGGTAAAGGAAAAGTTCGGCGGGCTCGATATCCTGGTCAACAATACCGGCGGGCCGACACCCGGCACGACGGAGGACATGACGGGCGAAAAGCTCGAAATCTATTTCCTCTCTATGGTCGCGCGCGTGATCACGCTCACCAATGCGCTGCTGCCCGGCATGAAGGCGCAGGGCTGGGGCCGCATCCTGACGGTTGCCTCATCCGGCGTGATCGAACCTATCGCCAACCTGGCGCTGTCGAATACGCTGCGCCCGGCCCTTGCCGGCTGGAGCAAGACGCTTGCCTCCGAAGTGGCGGGCTTCGGCGTCACCACCAACCTGCTCTTGCCGGGCAGCATCCTGACGGCACGGCTCGACGATCTCGACGGCGCTGCGGCAAAGCGGACCGGCAAGAGCCTCGAGGAGATCCGTACCGACAAGGAAGCGCGTATTCCGGTCGGCCGCTACGGCAGGGTCGAGGAATTCGCCGCAACCGCGGCCTTCCTGTGCAGCCAGCCGGCAAGCTACATCACCGGCTCGCTCATCCGCTGCGACGGCGGCGCGGCACGATCCGTCTGA
- a CDS encoding electron transfer flavoprotein-ubiquinone oxidoreductase → MTETTELPERESMEFDVVIVGAGPAGLAAAIRLKQVNPELSVVVLEKGAEVGAHILSGAVVDPIGIDRLLPGWRDEADHPFKTKVTADHFLLLGPAGSVRLPNALMPPLMNNHGNYIVSLGLVCRWLATKAEELGVEIYPGFAATEVLYNDEGAVIGVATGDMGIEKNGEPGPNYTRGMELLGKYVLIGEGVRGSLAKQLIAKFDLQKDREPQKFGIGIKELWQVKPENHRPGLVQHSFGWPLGMKTGGGSFLYHLEDNLVAVGFVVHLNYKNPYLYPFEEFQRFKTHPAIRTTFEGGKRLSYGARAITEGGYQSVPKLSFPGGALIGCSAGLVNVPRIKGSHNAVLSGMLAAEKIAAAIEAGRSHDEVIEIENEWRKGDIGKDLKRVRNVKPLWSKFGTALGVALGGFDMWTNTLFGFSVFGTLKHGKTDAESLEPASQHKPIAYPKPDGVLTFDRLSSVFLSNTNHEEDQPVHLQVKDMALQKSSEHDIYAGPSTRYCPAGVYEWVEKDGKDVFVINAQNCVHCKTCDIKDPNQNINWVPPQGGEGPVYPNM, encoded by the coding sequence ATGACCGAGACGACTGAGCTGCCCGAACGCGAGAGCATGGAATTCGACGTTGTGATCGTCGGCGCCGGTCCTGCCGGTCTTGCGGCGGCGATCCGGCTGAAGCAGGTCAATCCGGAACTCTCGGTCGTCGTGCTGGAGAAGGGCGCTGAAGTCGGCGCGCATATCCTCTCGGGCGCCGTGGTCGATCCGATCGGCATCGACCGGCTGCTGCCCGGCTGGCGCGATGAGGCCGATCATCCGTTCAAGACCAAGGTCACCGCCGACCACTTCCTGCTGCTCGGCCCGGCCGGCTCCGTTCGCCTGCCGAATGCGCTGATGCCGCCGCTGATGAACAATCATGGCAACTACATCGTCTCGCTCGGGCTCGTCTGTCGTTGGCTGGCGACCAAGGCCGAAGAACTCGGCGTCGAGATCTATCCGGGTTTTGCCGCAACCGAGGTGCTCTACAATGACGAGGGTGCCGTCATCGGTGTCGCCACCGGCGACATGGGCATCGAGAAGAACGGCGAGCCCGGCCCGAACTATACCCGCGGCATGGAACTGCTCGGCAAATATGTGCTGATCGGCGAGGGGGTGCGTGGCTCGCTCGCCAAACAGCTGATTGCCAAGTTTGATCTGCAGAAAGACCGTGAACCGCAAAAGTTCGGCATCGGCATCAAGGAGCTCTGGCAGGTCAAGCCGGAGAACCACAGGCCGGGCCTGGTGCAGCACTCCTTCGGCTGGCCGCTTGGCATGAAGACCGGCGGCGGCTCCTTCCTCTATCACCTGGAAGACAATCTGGTGGCCGTCGGCTTCGTCGTCCACCTCAATTACAAGAACCCCTATCTCTATCCCTTCGAGGAATTCCAGCGCTTCAAGACCCATCCGGCGATCCGCACCACCTTCGAGGGCGGCAAGCGGCTGTCCTATGGGGCGCGTGCCATCACCGAGGGCGGCTACCAGTCGGTGCCGAAGCTTTCCTTCCCCGGCGGGGCGCTGATCGGCTGTTCGGCCGGTCTCGTCAACGTGCCGCGCATCAAGGGCAGCCACAATGCGGTGCTGTCGGGCATGCTGGCGGCCGAGAAGATCGCCGCCGCGATCGAAGCCGGCCGCAGTCATGATGAAGTGATCGAGATCGAGAATGAATGGCGCAAGGGCGACATCGGCAAGGATCTGAAGCGGGTCCGCAACGTCAAGCCGCTCTGGTCGAAGTTCGGCACGGCACTCGGCGTGGCGCTCGGCGGCTTCGACATGTGGACCAACACGCTGTTCGGCTTTTCCGTCTTCGGCACGCTGAAGCATGGCAAGACCGATGCTGAGAGCCTGGAGCCGGCGTCGCAGCACAAGCCAATCGCCTATCCGAAGCCCGATGGCGTCTTGACCTTCGACCGGCTGTCCTCGGTGTTCCTGTCGAACACCAATCATGAGGAAGACCAGCCGGTGCATCTTCAGGTCAAGGACATGGCGCTGCAGAAGAGTTCGGAACACGACATCTATGCCGGTCCGTCGACGCGCTACTGTCCGGCCGGCGTCTATGAATGGGTGGAGAAGGATGGCAAGGACGTCTTCGTCATCAACGCCCAGAACTGCGTGCACTGCAAGACCTGCGACATCAAGGATCCCAACCAGAACATCAACTGGGTGCCGCCGCAGGGCGGCGAGGGGCCTGTTTATCCGAATATGTGA
- a CDS encoding L,D-transpeptidase translates to MTISRRGFLIALPLFVAGCSSTGLNSQTNYAALPDEKFPLKQVPIDKIKPELRRQEVAYETTHAAGTVIVDTPTRRAYYVLGDGRAVRYGVGVGREGLAFAGNAYIGRKAEWPSWTPTENMQRREERYRKLAGGMPGGPNNPLGARAMYLYRGGDDTHFRIHGTNQPQSIGLAMSSGCVRMMNHDVIDLYSRVEVGARVVVIQA, encoded by the coding sequence ATGACGATCTCCCGCCGGGGCTTTCTGATCGCTCTGCCGCTTTTCGTGGCCGGCTGCTCTTCGACCGGTCTGAACAGCCAGACCAATTATGCCGCACTTCCGGACGAAAAATTCCCGTTGAAGCAGGTGCCGATCGACAAGATCAAGCCGGAGCTCCGCCGCCAGGAAGTGGCCTACGAAACCACGCATGCTGCCGGCACCGTGATCGTCGATACACCCACGCGCCGCGCCTATTACGTCCTCGGCGACGGCAGAGCCGTGCGTTATGGCGTCGGTGTCGGTCGCGAGGGGCTGGCCTTTGCCGGCAATGCCTATATCGGCCGCAAGGCGGAATGGCCGAGCTGGACGCCGACCGAAAACATGCAGCGCCGCGAAGAGCGCTATCGCAAGCTTGCCGGCGGCATGCCGGGCGGCCCGAACAACCCGCTCGGCGCGCGGGCGATGTATCTCTATCGCGGTGGCGACGATACGCATTTCCGCATCCATGGCACCAACCAGCCGCAATCGATTGGTCTTGCCATGTCGAGCGGCTGTGTCCGCATGATGAACCACGACGTGATCGACCTCTATAGCCGCGTCGAGGTCGGCGCCAGGGTCGTTGTCATTCAGGCTTAA
- a CDS encoding DMT family transporter, producing MTTIAFTNDKSPSQVLGYAGGTITVLIWATWFLVTRHSAATPLGSIDIGLIRFGIPALVLSPVWLKTGLLPKGLPLHLLAIMVSGSGAVFFLLTTLAIHSTPAASSGILLGGSMPLAAALIGIALFRERPDGTRIAGLVAIVAGVLILLTRSLADASLPWTSFVLLPAGAILWASYTHAFRRSGLTAVQASALIAVWSFLIMGTLALIFGISLPEVPLHEIGLQVLSQGVLSGLVAMVAYGTAVRTLGGTQAAAFTALTPVLATLGGGFLLGEAIGMTEISAAVITGIGVALSTGIAAPRR from the coding sequence ATGACCACCATTGCTTTCACGAACGACAAGTCGCCGTCGCAGGTACTGGGTTATGCCGGCGGCACTATTACCGTGCTGATCTGGGCGACATGGTTTCTTGTCACCCGCCACAGCGCCGCAACGCCGCTCGGCTCGATCGATATCGGGCTGATCCGCTTCGGAATTCCGGCGCTGGTGCTTTCGCCTGTCTGGCTGAAGACCGGACTACTGCCAAAGGGCCTGCCGCTTCACCTGCTGGCGATCATGGTGTCCGGTTCGGGCGCCGTCTTTTTCCTGCTGACCACGCTGGCAATCCATTCCACGCCGGCTGCCTCTTCGGGGATTCTGCTCGGCGGCTCGATGCCGCTCGCCGCGGCGCTGATCGGGATTGCGCTGTTTCGCGAAAGACCCGACGGTACGCGCATCGCGGGGCTGGTCGCGATCGTCGCCGGCGTGCTGATCCTGCTCACGCGCAGCCTTGCCGACGCCTCGCTGCCATGGACAAGCTTCGTCCTGCTGCCGGCCGGCGCCATCCTCTGGGCAAGCTATACGCATGCCTTCCGCCGCTCCGGTCTGACCGCCGTGCAGGCGAGCGCCCTGATCGCCGTCTGGTCCTTCCTGATCATGGGCACGCTGGCCCTCATCTTCGGCATCTCGCTGCCAGAGGTTCCTCTTCACGAGATCGGCCTGCAGGTGCTGAGCCAGGGCGTTCTTTCCGGCCTCGTCGCCATGGTCGCCTACGGCACCGCCGTCAGAACACTCGGCGGAACACAGGCTGCCGCCTTCACGGCGCTGACGCCGGTGCTCGCAACTCTCGGCGGCGGCTTCCTGCTTGGCGAAGCGATCGGCATGACCGAGATCAGCGCCGCCGTGATCACCGGCATCGGCGTGGCGCTTTCGACCGGTATTGCTGCACCGCGCCGCTAA
- a CDS encoding Lrp/AsnC family transcriptional regulator yields MLCAIFCQLTPTGIAKMPNLDKFDIAILKCLQEDARATNVEIAEKVNLSPSPCLRRIRNLERSGIIRGYTADIDRKEVGLGLTVFVEFKVVQHSRENSEAQQKALLAIPEIVSCFLISGTADFLAEVVVEDLAAYERLLTETLLTLPNVSDIRSNFAIRSMKTHGPLKLPEGK; encoded by the coding sequence ATGCTATGCGCAATCTTCTGCCAATTGACGCCGACAGGGATCGCGAAAATGCCAAATCTCGATAAATTCGATATTGCCATCCTGAAGTGCCTGCAGGAGGATGCACGGGCCACCAATGTCGAGATCGCCGAGAAGGTGAACCTTTCGCCGTCGCCCTGCCTGCGCCGCATCCGCAATCTCGAACGCTCCGGCATCATCCGCGGTTATACCGCGGACATCGACCGCAAGGAGGTCGGTCTCGGCCTCACCGTCTTCGTCGAATTCAAGGTCGTCCAGCACAGCCGCGAAAATTCCGAGGCGCAGCAGAAGGCGCTGCTCGCCATCCCCGAGATCGTCTCCTGCTTCCTGATCTCAGGCACGGCCGATTTCCTCGCCGAAGTGGTGGTGGAGGATCTCGCCGCCTACGAACGGCTTCTGACGGAAACGCTGTTGACCCTGCCGAATGTCAGCGACATCCGCTCGAACTTCGCCATCCGCAGCATGAAGACGCATGGGCCGTTGAAGTTGCCCGAGGGAAAATAA